The Balearica regulorum gibbericeps isolate bBalReg1 chromosome 26, bBalReg1.pri, whole genome shotgun sequence genome contains the following window.
AGCCCCTCGTAGCGGAGCCAgagccctcctgctcccagccccttTAATCCCCTCCGGCGAGATTTGCCCCTTAATCTGCTTATTTCTCTCTATTTCTCCAAGGCCTGAACGAACCCAACCCTGCCCCGGCGCGACGCCTCGCGCCAGCTGAGCCGTGGGGCCTGGGCACTCTGCCCCCCAGGCTGCCGGGCGCTGTCCTGGCACGCAGGGCCGGCGCCGAGGTGGGACACGGGGCTGGCACGGCCACGTCAGGGGACGCGGGGCTAGCACTGCCTGCACCCGCAGTGGCAGTGCCCTGTACGTCGGCAGCGCCGAGCTGCGGTCCCCTGCGGCAGTGGTCCCAGCCGTGCCGCACAGCGAGCCCCGCGCCCCCCCAGCGCAGGCCAGGATGGGGCTCACTCCAGCCGGCACTCGCCTCTGCCCATGTCACCtccggcccccccggcccctcatCAGCAGGACAGACGTGGCGCCAGGGGACTGAGGCGACAAGGGACCGGGGGGGCCCGCACTGTCCCACTACAGGGTGTGGGAGCCGGGAAGCTCAGGGCTCAGGTTCTCCTCGGGGGTGTTGACCCAGGAGCCGCCTGCCgccccccagctcctggggggGGACGTGGAGAGGGGGCTGCCAGGCGGCAAGGGGGAGGCCGCCAGCCGCAGGTTGAGCTTGGCGATGAGCGGCTTCCCCACGCTCACCGTCCGCCTCTCCTCCACGAAGTCGTCCATGCCGCGGTAGCGGTACTGCAGGCAGATGGTGAAggccagctcctgctgtgggggcACCAGCAGCGTGGGCACCcgtcctgggctgcagccgTGCTGTACTGCCAGCACTAACTCCCCGCACGGTGCGGCTCTTACCCGCAGTTTCTGCAAGCCGCAGAGCCGGCTGTAGAGGCAGTGGGAGGGGCAGCTAAGGCTCCAGGCGGGCGCCAGCGGGCTGCCCACCTCCTCCGGACTCTCCTTGTTGGTGCACTTGAGGTCCACGTCCAGCTCCTACCACGGACGGCATCCAGGCGTGAAAACCATCACGGGTCCCCCCCACCCTATTCCCCGGCATCGCCCCGGCATGGACTTCGCAACCCGCTCCCACCTCGGGTATATCGGTGAGCTTGGCCTTGCACTTGGTGATGTCCCCGGGGGCGGCCACCACGCGGGTGTAGATGATCATGATGTTGGAGAACTCGGCAGCGAAGCCCAGCTGGACAGTGACCCCACAGTCGAAGCAGAGGTGCCGGCTCTCTGGCAGAACTGGAGGGGAACAGGAAGCGTGGGGCTTGGTGctcagggctggagctgcaccCGCGGGTGAGGTGACCACCAGAGTCACCCTGAAGCGGGGATGCTGACATGATGCTCCTGCCACTGGGCTGGCAGCTCTGTGCCGGTGGTTTCTCTCCTCCAGGGTGGGAGAAACCTGGCAGgcgctgcccgctgcccccccctGTGACTCGgtgctgtcccctccctgggtGCCAGCGACCCTCACCGTGAGCCTTGGCCCACTGCAGGTTCCTGGCAGAGGACTCGTCCCGGCCCGGAGGGCGGATGGGGTCTGTCAGGGCTCGTCTCTCTGAGAGGTTGCTGCGGAGCTCCAGCGCCTGCCGGCCCCGGGTGATCTCCAGCGTGCCCATGTCTGCGGGGGGCATGGGGCATCAGCAGGGGCTGcttggggggggagggtgtcACCatcccccacctctccccactCACCCTCGGCCACCTTGTCCAGCAGCACCGTGATCTTCTCGTCCTCCAGCAGCCAGCGCTTGAGGAAGGTGACGAAGATGCCGTTGGAGAGCTCGCCCTGGCTCAGCTCATAGGCTTCAGCATCCGCGCACCTGCAGGGACCGGGCAGTGGTGACCTCGGCATGGGGCTCTGTCACTCCCCCAGGAACCAGCCCCCACCGGAGCATCAGCCCTGGGGAAGCCAGAGCCACCAGCCCACGGCTCTGCCCACTCCTGTCCACTCGTCCAGCCTCCCTGCCGGGGAGAGGTGGGAGCCGCAGCCGGATCCTGGATGCTTAAAACCTTGTCAGCCCCAGGCCCTGTGCTCCAGGGGAGCCTCGGGGCTTCATCTCCTCAGGTGCTGCCCAAAGCCGAGCAGCGCCAAGGGCCTCTCCCTGCCCCGTAAGGGACCGGGTGCCGCCGCTCGCCCCCCACCTCCGGCATCGATCGGAGGGAGTGACGCTGCCGATACACTGGGGGAAAGACACGGGTGCTgagccatggcagggggctgaTCCCCGGCCCCGCTCTGCGCCAGGGAGGGACGCTCAGCCCCGCTGCCCACACTGGGGCGTGGTGGGGAGGGGACCCACGTGGCGTAGCCGAAGACGATGTTGGCCGTGACCTGCAGCGCACCGACCTGCGGGATGACGTCGTCGTTGAGGTTCCTGTGAGAGAAAAGCCACTAGGCAGAGCCGGGACCCGCCactccccccaaaacccaccccgAGGCACCCCACACCTCAGGGGCTACCCCGTGCCCCTCTGCCCACCCATTGTGGTGTTTTCTGGCTCAGCTGGGACAGCGATGCTTTGGGGCCTCCAGACAAAGCCAAGGGGTTTGGATGGGACTCTGGGGACACCCCACTCTGCTCCCCTGGGAACCAGCACCCACAGGCACCCCTGTACTGGGACCTCCCGGTGTGGCAGCTTGTCCCCGGGCCTGTGGTCACCTCTTGCGGCACATGTCGAGCAGGAAGATGTTGAGCCCGGTGCGGCGCTGCTGCATGCTCTGCAGCACCCGCTGCACGCACAGACAGTGGGCTGAGGTGTAGGAGCTGGGCGCATCGATGGGCACCATGAAACTGTTGCCAAAATTTTCATAGCCGTGCCCGGCGTAGTAGAGCAAACCTGCCGGGAAGGGGGAAAGTGGGTGACATCGCTTCACCTGCTGGTGCCCACTTCTTGCTCAGCTGCCCCCCAAGACCCTGCCAGCACAAAACCACCCGTTTCCCCCCTGGCTGGAGTCACCCTGTCGGACGCCGACGCACCGTAAACGCCCTTgtcaaggaggaggaggaactcGTTGACAGCCATCTCCATCTCGGCCTTGCACAGGTCCAGCAGTGAGACCACCTTGAAGTCGAGCTGGCGGAGGAGGGCGCTGAGGGCGTGCACATCCACCATGGGCGCCTTCAGCTGCTTGTGGTGCAGGTAGTGCATGTTGCCGATCAGCAGGGCCACTTTGTCGGTGGCTGCCGGGACGGGAGAGGGAAGCGCTGAGAGTGGAGCGGGATGCTCCTGCTGTCCCCACCACCTTCAGCCCACAGACGTGGCACCCAATTGTAGCTGGTGTCACCGTCCCCAGGTACCGGGGTGACCCCTGGCATCCCGGCCTCACTGGTCTGCTCTCCCTGGTGTGCTGCACGCACAGCACCCCGGCCGAGCGGAGCCTCGTGGGGTGACACTGGGGACGGTCACAGCCCCACAgggccaccagcccctcctggaCAGGCTCTTACCATacagctgccctgggctgctgtgctctggggagcctggaaagagagaaatgctgTGCCACGGCCCCGCCGTGCCGGGGACCgcagccagcagagcagcgGGGACCTGCCCACTCCGCCCCTACCTACCTCCGTCcccctcctgccaggagcctccGGAGGCAAAGAGCCGTGGGCCTGTGGCAAAGAAGGGGCTCAGGCAGCCCTGAGGGGACTCGGagccccccaaaaccacagGGCAGCTGTGGAAGGGCTTTAcgggggagcagagcagggtcAGGACACCCCACGCAGTGTGGGGGGCCACGGAGGTTTGTCCAGGGCCCTCACCAATCTCCACGTCCACTTCCTGGCTCCACACCTCATGGAAGAGGTTGAACACGCGGCAGGAGTAGCTGCCCCGCTCGGCTGTCGTCACCAGCTTCAcctgccagtgggatggagcaggcagctggggcggcgcgccgtgccgtgccacgCCGTgcgatgccgcgctgtgccaCACTGGGGGTCCTGCAATACCTGGAGCCGGGGCGCCTGCGCGCCCTCCACGGGGCGCCGGTTCCTGAACCACTGGTACTGGGGCGGGGGGTTGCCGATGGCTCTGCACTCCAGTGCCAGCGTGTCCCCCTCGGCCAGACAGCACGGCTGCGGCTGCTGCAGGATCTGCAGCCCCGCCATGGTCGGACAGTAACCactgcctggggaggggacggggtgGCAAACCCGGCACTCAGCCATGGCAGGTCTCCGCCGAGCTGCCCCCAGGCTCCAGATCTCTCACCCGCAGGCCCTGGCACCCCCAGGCGGCATGAGCCAGCGGGCACGAGGAGGACACAGGGCGTTCGGCTCCTCCACGGGCACCGTCACCCCAGCGGCCCAGAGAGCCTTGTGGCTGAGCCAGGGCACGACATGGCAAGCGATGCCCCACAGGAGCCACCCCACTCCCACTGGGGTGAGCAATCCCAATGGGACAAGCGGTGCCCCATGGGTGCCAGCCAGGGGACGCAGATCATGAGGCCCAcctgagctggggctgctgctcttctccacCTGGACATGGGCCCACCTGGAGAAGCTGAAGGTGGCCCCGCAGTTCACCCGGCAGATGTACCACCCAGGCTGGCCCGGTGGGGCAGCCGTGTCAATCACCAGCTCTGGGGCTGTGGCTCCGGGCACCTACGAGATAGGAGGGGGCCAAAGAGTCGGAGGAGCCCTCCCACCCATCCAGGTGGGCCCTCGCCATGGATGGGGCAGGACCTCACCACCCGCTTCCCGCAGAACCACTGGTACGTGAGCCCTGGCGGGCCGGTCGCCCAGCAGGTCAGGGACACCCGCGTCCCCTCCGTCACCACCTGCGACTCCGGTTGCACCGTGATGCGGATCATGTCCTGGACTGTGGGAGAGGAGAGACAAGCCTGGGCTGGCTGAGACCCCTCTCCCGCGCCATCCCATCACAACCAGTCCCATCCGGTCCTGTCCTGTCCCATCACACCCTGTCCCACACCCGCCCACACAGCCTGGCCTCTCCCACTCCATCCCATCCCGCTATGTCCCATCCCGCCCCTCTGTCCTGTCCCAACCACCTCATCCTACCTTGTCCCATTCAGCGCCATCCCACCCTGTTCCATCCCATCCCTTCTTGTCCCATCACAACCTATCCAATCCTGTCCCACCACATCCCAttcctcccatcccatcccatcccatccctacCAGCTGCTCatctccctctgctttccttctgctgaacCCCCGTCCCCCAGTGCCTCTCTCCAGTCCCCGTGGGACCCCGCTGTCCATCCCTACCGGCGTTGCTGAGGACCTGGCAGGCCTGCGTGTGCCCCATCCTCTCCAGGCAGCCCAGCAGGTACTTGAGGGTGCAGTCACGCtcagccaggagctgcaggaggcacTGGGTGGGACTGCCACGGGACTCCAGCACCTTCAGCGagcacatctccagctcctccgcGCTGCAAGGCGCCCGCAGCGCTCAGCGCCGCAGCCCACCTCCCACCTGGGGAGGACAGGTCCCCCGCTGGGGGACTCGGCAGtgctcccagcccaggctgTGGTCACGATGGGGTGGCTGCAGAACCCGCTTGCCTGTTGCTCAGCCCATGGCGGAGCTGTGCCCACGTGCGTTTTGTCACCCTGTGGGGGACAGACCCCCGGAAATGCCCCACCACTTACCTGCACTTGAAGCGTTTCTCCGCCCCAGCCACCTCGGCCAGCTTGCGCCAGCCCCGGCTGGCGTTATCCAGGAGCTCGCAGAGCCGGGCCACCACCTCCTCGCCCAGCGAGCCGATGGGCATGCTCCAGTCCCCCATCCCGTCCCAGCCCCGCCGCCACCTGCCTGGGGACGCGGAGGGGACAAGCCATCAGTGGGTGACGGGGTGACAGGCGCCTGCGTCCCACTGGGCACCGCCAGGCGCTGCTCCGGCTGGGCACAGGGTGCTTGGGAGCGAGAGCACCATCACGAGCTCCCCGGCTTTGGGTCGCCTCCCCGGGGTGGTGCCAGGGGCTGGCCAGGCAGTGCGGCTCACCCAGCCgccagcagccagccaggaATGATCCAggttccccctccccacccggAAGACAAGAGCCGTGACAGCGGCACAGGGGACCCCGCTCAGCCCCTGGCCTTGGGCACGGAGCCAGGGCCATGTTAGCCCAGCCCCGGGACAGGGACCTTCGCAGGATGGGGTCCAAGGAACTGGAAAGAGGGGACGTCCCCTGTCACCTTGCTTGTCTCTTCCGGGGACACAGAGAACGGGGCCCATCACAGAGGGCTGAGCCTGGGGACTCCTCTGCTTCTGGCAGAGACCCCAGTGGGTCggcagcagccccctccccatcaCCAGGCCCCTGGGTGGTGGCTCTGGAGCCAAGAAGAGCCCTGCCGTGCCACCACCAGGAGCCCACAGAGGGGGTTaggggaggggacacgggggtTCCAGGGCTGGGACCCGCTTCAGCTCCCCTTGACCCTGGCAGAGACTTCCGTAGCGAGGGGAACACGGCACGAATCACCCCAGATGGGGGCAGCACCCAGGGACGGGCTCTCTTCTCCCCGTGCATCCCTCCCCTCAGACCCACCCCGGGTGGGCACCTGTCCCCAGGACCAAGCCGTGCATGGCAGCTGGGAGACACTTTCCTGAGCAGGGGGGCTCCGAGATGGAGGGCAGGGACTCGGGTGCCCCCTTTGCTCACCTGCTGCTGGATTTGGGGGGGCTGGATGCGCTGGGGGGCCGCAAGGGAAGGGCAAGCTGCAGGACAGGCATGGCAGGGACAGGACACTCACCGCTGGATACGGCCCGGCCTCAGCCCCGTCAGCTCCGAGGGTGCACACTGAGCCCCACGCAGAGGAAATGAGGGTTCAACCCAAAATCTCCCCCAACCCCCCACGCCGCAGCACAGCACTTCTGCTTTCCTCCGCCGCTTCCTGTGCCGCGGAGTGCGAGCGCTGCAGCTGCCAACCCGGCCGCCCCACAGCCACCCCGGGGGAATCGGGTACAGCCCCCGGCCCTGGCCCCCGCCACAGGACGTGGGGcactggggatgctgctgggacAGGCAATGGCTCCATCGCCCCCTCCTCACTGCAGGAGGACCCTGCGGGTGGGTGCTTTGTCCCCGTAGCCCAACTCGAGGCCAGGCcggagctgcagggcagggagtCCAGGACAGAGATGAACAAAGGGGACGAGGACACCCGGCAGCCAGGGGAGCCCAATGCACAGGCAGGACCGAGGCGCAGGGGAAGCTGCTGTGGGCTCTGCCAGGCCAGAGCCAGCTGACGACACCCCGGGACAGGGCAGTGAGGCCCCCGATGCTGCGGGGAAGACCCTGCCTTCACCACACAGCCCAGCCAAGCTGGGACCCTGGCCTCCCAGCAGCCACCGCTGCCCGAGGAGGAAGCGAGAGCACAGCACACAGGTGGCAGTGCGAGGGGCCGCCACGTCCCCCCTCACCTCACCCGCTGCCCCCGCAGCAGCACCAGAGCCTGGCCCCGTCCTCAGGGAGCACAGGCTGCTcggtccccacagcccccccaggaGACGCAGCAAGGCCAGCAGAGTCATTCCCTACCCCAAACCCTCCCCTCGGGGCCCTTAACCCCAGCCGTTGCAGCGCAGGCTGTGACAGAGCAGGGAACAGGACACATttggcagtgtcggctccctCTGTGAGCAAAAAAATTGAGCTTCTGTTTCAGCAAATACACCGAGAACTTGCGGCCTGTGTTGCTTCAACCCCTCACCAGCCCCCAGCACGAGGGGGGACCCGCACTGAGCTTGCCAAGAGCCTGGGTTTGCCACAGCCGCCGTAACAGGTATCAGCCTCACCAGAGATTTATTACTAGTTTATAGCGAGAAGAAGGGACCGAAAGCAGGACCTGGCTCCAGCCCCACCCGCGATGGCACTCAGGGCACCTACAGCTTCTTGCCCTTCTTCAGCCTGTTGCGGTGCCACGTGTTGTACTTCCGCAGGCGCCTCCAATACTCGATCGAGTCGGGGTCCAGCTCCTCTAGTTTCTTGGGGGGCCCGAGGTGGATCTTAAAGAGCCTGGGGGAGAACACAGAAGATGCgaggctgcagcaggaagggCAAAGGGACAAGCACGGGACGGAGCGATGAAGCGCGTGGCCAGGACGTACGGATCCCTCACCCACCGCATCCACAGCGCGGCCTGCTCTCCTGCCCGGGCCCTCAGGGAAGGTCTCTGGGCTGCAGAGCGGCAGTTTTCCTCCTCCCAGAACAGCTCCCTGTCTCCCCTACACTCCTCCCTGCCTCTGGGATGCCCCTGTAGGGACGAGCACCCCAGGAGGGACCCCCCCTTCTGCACCCAGCCAGGGGAGCCGGGCACCACCCACCAGTCGGGGTACTCGGAGTCGGGCTTCAGGGCCACCTCCGGGCCGTCCTTGAAGTAATTGACCCCCATGGCGTAGGTGGTGAGCATGGCGGGGTCCGTACACACCTCCGGCCCCTTCAGCCCCTCCTTCGGCGCGTTCTTGCCCTTGGACTTCACGGCTGCGGGGACAAGGGCACGGTCAGGACAGGGGACGTGCGGGGGGCAGGCACacggccgcggcggggggggcagcagcgcCGGGAAGGAGGGCCGGGGCGGCGCGGGGTGCGAGGAAGgcggctggggcaggggacggggggccgcggggctgggggcgagGTCccgcggtggggggggggacggggggacgaCAAGGCTGCCGCCGGGAGGGCCCGGGGACCGCGGGGACAAGGATCGGGACACGGCGGGGGGGGCGACGCGACACAGGACCGCGGGAgctgccccggggcagggggcaCCGGCGAGGACCGGGGCCGCGGGACGAGGCTCACCCGGCTTCTTGGCGTAaccgcgggccgggccgggcagcgccGCCCGCACCgcccgcagcagcagccgggCCGCCATgccggggggggccgcggggcaCGCGGGAAGGGGCGGGGCGGTGCCCGGAaggggcggggcgcggggctcCCTGCCCCGGGTGGGTTGGGacgggccgggcccggccctgGGTCCGGGCGGCCGCCAGCGGGGAGAGCCGGCGCGGTtggcccccccctccctccccggccccctccTGCCGCTCCCCGCCCAGGCGGCCCGTCCCGGCGCGGTGCCATGGAGAGCGGTATGGATTTCCAGGCGGCTGCGCCCTCCGCCCCCGCTCTCGGCAGCGACGAGGCCCCGGAGCCGCCGTCCATGGACACGGAGGAAGGGCCTGCGGCGCGGCCCGGTGCCGCTGAGCTCCGTGTGTGTGACGGGCAGCCGGAGGGGTCTCGCTTCGCCCCCCTGCTCCCCGGCTGCAGCTCCGGGCGGGACCTGCCGGGTGTGCGGGGCGGTCTGGGGCCCAGCTCGGGGCCTGCTTCAGCCTCGGACCGCAAAGGAGGTGGGGGCGGACAAACTGAGCTGGGCCGGGCCTTGGGAAGAGAGATGGAAGCAGAGGGCTCTGCCGACTGGAAGCCCAGCGCCGGGAGCGCCCCTGGGGCCGCAGCGCACCCCCGAGCCCCCGGCAGCGGTGACCCGACGGGCATGGAGCTGGATGAGGCCCCCGAGGCCAGCGCCTGCCCGGGCAGGGCCGAGCGGGCTGAGGATGCAGAGGACGAACCCTCGGAGATCCAGGGCTTGCTGGCCCAGCTCGAGACCCTCGACCCCAACCTCTGCGAC
Protein-coding sequences here:
- the LOC142605297 gene encoding mucosa-associated lymphoid tissue lymphoma translocation protein 1-like isoform X2, with the protein product MGDWSMPIGSLGEEVVARLCELLDNASRGWRKLAEVAGAEKRFKCSAEELEMCSLKVLESRGSPTQCLLQLLAERDCTLKYLLGCLERMGHTQACQVLSNAVQDMIRITVQPESQVVTEGTRVSLTCWATGPPGLTYQWFCGKRVVPGATAPELVIDTAAPPGQPGWYICRVNCGATFSFSRWAHVQVEKSSSPSSGSGYCPTMAGLQILQQPQPCCLAEGDTLALECRAIGNPPPQYQWFRNRRPVEGAQAPRLQVKLVTTAERGSYSCRVFNLFHEVWSQEVDVEIGPRLFASGGSWQEGDGGSPEHSSPGQLYATDKVALLIGNMHYLHHKQLKAPMVDVHALSALLRQLDFKVVSLLDLCKAEMEMAVNEFLLLLDKGVYGLLYYAGHGYENFGNSFMVPIDAPSSYTSAHCLCVQRVLQSMQQRRTGLNIFLLDMCRKRNLNDDVIPQVGALQVTANIVFGYATCADAEAYELSQGELSNGIFVTFLKRWLLEDEKITVLLDKVAEDMGTLEITRGRQALELRSNLSERRALTDPIRPPGRDESSARNLQWAKAHVLPESRHLCFDCGVTVQLGFAAEFSNIMIIYTRVVAAPGDITKCKAKLTDIPEELDVDLKCTNKESPEEVGSPLAPAWSLSCPSHCLYSRLCGLQKLRQELAFTICLQYRYRGMDDFVEERRTVSVGKPLIAKLNLRLAASPLPPGSPLSTSPPRSWGAAGGSWVNTPEENLSPELPGSHTL
- the LOC142605297 gene encoding mucosa-associated lymphoid tissue lymphoma translocation protein 1-like isoform X3, with amino-acid sequence MGDWSMPIGSLGEEVVARLCELLDNASRGWRKLAEVAGAEKRFKCSAEELEMCSLKVLESRGSPTQCLLQLLAERDCTLKYLLGCLERMGHTQACQVLSNAVQDMIRITVQPESQVVTEGTRVSLTCWATGPPGLTYQWFCGKRVVPGATAPELVIDTAAPPGQPGWYICRVNCGATFSFSRWAHVQVEKSSSPSSGSGYCPTMAGLQILQQPQPCCLAEGDTLALECRAIGNPPPQYQWFRNRRPVEGAQAPRLQVKLVTTAERGSYSCRVFNLFHEVWSQEVDVEIGPRLFASGGSWQEGDGGSPEHSSPGQLYALPSPVPAATDKVALLIGNMHYLHHKQLKAPMVDVHALSALLRQLDFKVVSLLDLCKAEMEMAVNEFLLLLDKGVYGLLYYAGHGYENFGNSFMVPIDAPSSYTSAHCLCVQRVLQSMQQRRTGLNIFLLDMCRKRNLNDDVIPQVGALQVTANIVFGYATCADAEAYELSQGELSNGIFVTFLKRWLLEDEKITVLLDKVAEDMGTLEITRGRQALELRSNLSERRALTDPIRPPGRDESSARNLQWAKAHVLPESRHLCFDCGVTVQLGFAAEFSNIMIIYTRVVAAPGDITKCKAKLTDIPEELDVDLKCTNKESPEEVGSPLAPAWSLSCPSHCLYSRLCGLQKLRYRYRGMDDFVEERRTVSVGKPLIAKLNLRLAASPLPPGSPLSTSPPRSWGAAGGSWVNTPEENLSPELPGSHTL
- the MRPL54 gene encoding large ribosomal subunit protein mL54, with amino-acid sequence MAARLLLRAVRAALPGPARGYAKKPAVKSKGKNAPKEGLKGPEVCTDPAMLTTYAMGVNYFKDGPEVALKPDSEYPDWLFKIHLGPPKKLEELDPDSIEYWRRLRKYNTWHRNRLKKGKKL
- the LOC142605297 gene encoding mucosa-associated lymphoid tissue lymphoma translocation protein 1-like isoform X1 codes for the protein MGDWSMPIGSLGEEVVARLCELLDNASRGWRKLAEVAGAEKRFKCSAEELEMCSLKVLESRGSPTQCLLQLLAERDCTLKYLLGCLERMGHTQACQVLSNAVQDMIRITVQPESQVVTEGTRVSLTCWATGPPGLTYQWFCGKRVVPGATAPELVIDTAAPPGQPGWYICRVNCGATFSFSRWAHVQVEKSSSPSSGSGYCPTMAGLQILQQPQPCCLAEGDTLALECRAIGNPPPQYQWFRNRRPVEGAQAPRLQVKLVTTAERGSYSCRVFNLFHEVWSQEVDVEIGPRLFASGGSWQEGDGGSPEHSSPGQLYALPSPVPAATDKVALLIGNMHYLHHKQLKAPMVDVHALSALLRQLDFKVVSLLDLCKAEMEMAVNEFLLLLDKGVYGLLYYAGHGYENFGNSFMVPIDAPSSYTSAHCLCVQRVLQSMQQRRTGLNIFLLDMCRKRNLNDDVIPQVGALQVTANIVFGYATCADAEAYELSQGELSNGIFVTFLKRWLLEDEKITVLLDKVAEDMGTLEITRGRQALELRSNLSERRALTDPIRPPGRDESSARNLQWAKAHVLPESRHLCFDCGVTVQLGFAAEFSNIMIIYTRVVAAPGDITKCKAKLTDIPEELDVDLKCTNKESPEEVGSPLAPAWSLSCPSHCLYSRLCGLQKLRQELAFTICLQYRYRGMDDFVEERRTVSVGKPLIAKLNLRLAASPLPPGSPLSTSPPRSWGAAGGSWVNTPEENLSPELPGSHTL